The sequence below is a genomic window from Malassezia restricta chromosome IV, complete sequence.
AGGGCAAGACTGCGCCGGACAACCACGAGCTCGTTGTCGACTACTGGGTATGTGTCGGCAAGGCGCCTggcggcgacgatgccatTACGAACCGCATTTCGGAGAACACGGACCCGTCGATTCAGGCGGACAACCGGCATCTCATGCTGCGTGGCGAGACTGCCTCTGCTGTGATGCATGTACGTGCGGCAGTGATGCAGGGTTTCCGCGACGAGTTTGCTTCCTCGGGCGTGATGGAAGTGACGCCGCCATGCATGGTGCAGACACAGGTCGAGggcggcgcgacgctgtTCCAGTTTGACTACTATGGCCAGCCAGCGTTCCTGACGCAGAGCTCGCAGCTGTACCTCGAGACCTGCCTgccggcgctcggcgatgtGTACTGTGTGCAGGAGAGTTTCCGTGCGGAAAAGagccacacgcgccgccaTCTGAGCGAGTACACGCATCTCGAAGCGGAGCTCGCCTTTGTCACGTTCGACGATCTGCTCTCGCACATTGAGCAGGACATCTGCGGCATGGTCGACCGTGTGCTGCAGAACGACAAGGTGCGCCAGCTGATCGAGCAGCTGAACCCCGGCTTCCAGCCGCCCAAGCGTCCATTCATGCGCCTCTCCTACAAGGATGCGATTGCCTATCTGAACGAGCACAACATTCTGAacgagcacggcgagcCGCACAAGATCGGTGACGACAttgccgaggcggccgaGCGCAAGATGACGGATCAGCTGGCCGTGCCGATCCTGCTTCATTCGTTCCCACGCGAGATCAAGGCATTCTACATGAAGCGCGTGCCCGGTGATGAGGCATTTACCGAGAGCGTCGACCTGCTCATGCCCGGCGTCGGCGAAATTGTCGGTGGTAGCATGAGGATGACTGGCAACGAAgagctcctcgaggcgTACAAACACGAGGGCATTGATCCCCAGCCCTACTACTGGTAC
It includes:
- a CDS encoding asparaginyl-tRNA synthetase, giving the protein MESVVQGTAAMDVNAPRVYVDEAKGHDESGQGTEAAPYATALGAMLARGPDVSILSRKDEGYEPLSASGVKKAKKLYDMAIKKKQKAAELASQEAERAEQDKKKLEESKKVVLDVPSEPAKRIKICAGVHNRDVRVKVCGWVHRLRSQKDRMFLVLRDGTGYMQCVLQDKLIQTYDALTLTLESSVEMYGTIKALPEGKTAPDNHELVVDYWVCVGKAPGGDDAITNRISENTDPSIQADNRHLMLRGETASAVMHVRAAVMQGFRDEFASSGVMEVTPPCMVQTQVEGGATLFQFDYYGQPAFLTQSSQLYLETCLPALGDVYCVQESFRAEKSHTRRHLSEYTHLEAELAFVTFDDLLSHIEQDICGMVDRVLQNDKVRQLIEQLNPGFQPPKRPFMRLSYKDAIAYLNEHNILNEHGEPHKIGDDIAEAAERKMTDQLAVPILLHSFPREIKAFYMKRVPGDEAFTESVDLLMPGVGEIVGGSMRMTGNEELLEAYKHEGIDPQPYYWYTDQRKYGTCEHGGYGLGVERLLAWLTNRWTVRECSLYPRWTGRCTP